In the Solanum pennellii chromosome 5, SPENNV200 genome, one interval contains:
- the LOC107020387 gene encoding proteasome subunit beta type-7-A, translating into MATIDVPQKGGFSFDLCRRNEMLVSKGLRSPSFLKTGTTIVGLIFKDGVILGADTRATEGPIVADKNCEKIHYMAPNIYCCGAGTAADTEAVTDMVSSQLKLHRYHTGRESRVVTSLTLLKSHLFSYQGHVSAALVLGGVDVTGPHLHTIYPHGSTDTLPYATMGSGSLAAMAMFESKYREGMSKDEGIKLVADAILSGVFNDLGSGSNVDICVITKGNTEYLRNHLSPNPRTYPQKGYSFSKKTEVLLTKITPLREIVQVIEGGDAMEE; encoded by the exons ATGGCAACAATCGATGTTCCCCAAAAGGGTGGGTTTAGTTTTGATTTGTGTAGAAGGAATGAGATGTTGGTCAGCAAAGGACTTCGTTCTCCCTCTTTTCTCAAGACTGGTACTACCATCGTCGGCTTAATTTTTAAG GATGGTGTTATCCTTGGAGCAGACACACGGGCAACTGAAGGGCCTATTGTCGCTGATAAAAACTGTGAGAAAATTCATTACATGGCTCCTAATATATATTGCTGTGGAGCTGGGACAGCTGCTGATACAGAGGCTGTGACTG ACATGGTCAGTTCCCAGTTAAAGCTTCACAGGTATCACACTGGTCGTGAATCCAGGGTTGTGACATCTCTTACTCTTTTGAAGTCCCACCTTTTCAG CTACCAAGGCCACGTCTCTGCTGCTTTGGTCCTTGGTGGTGTTGATGTCACAGGGCCACATCTGCATACT ATTTATCCACATGGATCAACTGACACTCTACCATATGCTACAATGGGCTCTGGTTCCCTCGCAGCAATGGCTATGTTTGAGTCGAAATACCGGGAGGGAATGAGC AAAGATGAAGGTATAAAGCTTGTCGCAGACGCCATTTTGTCTGGAGTGTTCAATGACCTTGGTAGTGGCAGCAATGTCGATATCTGTGTGATAACAAAG GGAAACACGGAGTACTTACGAAATCATTTATCGCCCAATCCTCGCACCTATCCACAAAAGGGTTACTCGTTCTCTAAAAAGACTG AGGTTCTCCTTACAAAGATTACACCACTGAGAGAAATTGTGCAAGTGATTGAAGGTGGAGACGCCATGGAAGAATGA
- the LOC107020386 gene encoding glycosyl hydrolase 5 family protein-like, with translation MWKSPSSSSSSYPLNISFFIIHLFLLLLIINQHVVVVIVSSQPLYTNSRWIVNSKGQRVKLTCVNWVSHMDVMLAEGLNHQPIDAISKSIINMGFNCVRLTWPLYLFTNDSLSSVSVRQSFKNLGLFSSILGLQANNPSIVDLSVLDAYKAVVASLAKNNVMIILDNHISKPGWCCSRFDGNGFFGDEYFDPYLWIQGLTKVATTFKATTNVVGMSLRNELRGPLQNVDDWYRYMQKGAEAVHAANSDVLIILSGLSFDKDLSFLKQRPVNLTFSGKLVFEIHRYSFTDGDTWSADNANQACGEVLNDMVSRGAFVLEQGYPLFVSEFGVDQRGTNVNDNMYFNCFLGLAAELDFDWALWTLVGSYYLRDGIVGLNEYYGILDWNWSDIRNSSFLQRISVIRTPFQGPGYAETRPHKVIFHPMTGLCVQRTSLLQPLELGPCSDAEAWSYAPAKALIVLGTYFCLQADNKLGQPAKLSMICSDDSAKWDIISDSKMHLSSKLQDATSVCLDVDPNNVIVTQTCKCLNTNDTTCDPGSQWFKIIDSTRTTKITKSFLQIKPIIQFLARNFFGSYI, from the exons atgtggaagtcaccatcatcatcatcttcttcctaTCCCCTTAACATCTCCTTCTTCATCATCCATTTATTTCTACTTCTTTTAATCATCAACCaacatgttgttgttgttatagtTTCATCACAACCACTTTACACAAATTCAAGATGGATTGTGAACTCAAAAGGGCAAAGAGTGAAATTAACATGTGTAAATTGGGTGTCACATATGGATGTTATGTTAGCAGAAGGATTAAATCATCAGCCAATTGATGCAATTTCTAAATCCATTATCAATATGGGATTTAATTGTGTTAGACTTACTTGGCCTCTTTATTTGTTTACAAATGATTCTTTGAGTTCTGTAAGTGTTAGACAATCTTTCAAGAATCTTGGACTTTTTAGCTCTATTCTTGGTCTTCAAGCTAATAATCCTTCAATTGTTGATCTCTCTGTCCTTGATGCTTACAAG GCAGTGGTGGCTAGCCTTGCAAAGAACAATGTGATGATCATATTAGACAATCACATAAGCAAGCCAGGGTGGTGCTGTAGCAGATTTGATGGCAATGGCTTCTTTGGAGATGAGTACTTTGACCCTTACCTTTGGATCCAAGGCCTTACAAAAGTAGCCACCACTTTCAAGGCCACTACAAATGTTGTAGGCATGAGCTTAAGAAATGAACTTCGTGGACCTTTACAAAATGTTGATGATTGGTATAG GTACATGCAGAAAGGAGCTGAAGCAGTGCATGCAGCTAACTCTGATGTTCTCATCATTCTATCTGGACTAAGTTTCGACAAGGATCTTTCTTTCTTGAAGCAAAGACCGGTGAACTTGACATTCAGCGGCAAGCTAGTTTTTGAGATTCATCGATATAGTTTCACAGATGGAGACACTTGGTCAGCAGACAATGCAAACCAAGCGTGTGGAGAAGTGTTGAATGACATGGTGAGCAGAGGAGCTTTTGTTTTAGAACAAGGCTACCCATTGTTTGTGAGTGAGTTTGGAGTGGATCAGAGAGGCACCAATGTGAATGACAACATGTATTTCAATTGCTTTCTTGGACTGGCAGCTGAACTTGACTTTGATTGGGCATTGTGGACACTCGTTGGGAGCTATTATTTGAGAGATGGTATTGTGGGACTCAATGAGTACTATGGTATTTTAGATTGGAACTGGTCCGATATCAGGAATTCAAGCTTTCTGCAAAGGATCTCAGTCATCCGCACGCCATTCCAAG GACCTGGATATGCCGAGACTCGTCCACATAAAGTAATTTTCCATCCTATGACAGGGCTTTGTGTTCAAAGAACTTCATTGCTGCAGCCATTGGAGCTAGGTCCATGCTCTGATGCTGAAGCATGGAGCTATGCTCCAGCAAAAGCACTGATTGTATTAGGAACTTACTTTTGCCTGCAAGCAGATAATAAGCTCGGGCAGCCAGCAAAACTTAGTATGATATGCAGTGATGATAGCGCAAAATGGGATATCATCTCAGACTCTAAGATGCACCTGTCTTCTAAGCTACAAGATGCTACTAGTGTTTGCTTGGATGTTGATCCTAACAATGTTATTGTCACACAAACATGCAAGTGTCTGAACACAAATGATACTACATGTGATCCTGGAAGCCAGTGGTTCAAAATAATTGACAGCACAAGGacaacaaaaattacaaaatccTTTCTTCAAATCAAACCAATCATTCAATTTCTAGCGAGGAATTTCTTTGGAAGCTACATCTGA